A single genomic interval of Spinacia oleracea cultivar Varoflay chromosome 6, BTI_SOV_V1, whole genome shotgun sequence harbors:
- the LOC110784341 gene encoding DNA-directed RNA polymerase IV subunit 1 has product MLSSMDDDISTVNQVPVGILTGVSFNVLTENDAENLSVLTIETPAGVTDPKLGFPNPTSQCTTCGARSNKQCEGHFGVINFPYTIIHPYYVSEVVQILNKICPGCKSLRRDKRAKGAKSGAKLDSFRGCKYCVGRPPSIRFRVSTSDVFRKAAITVELTERSQSKYQLEEFWDFIPKDVQVEESVIRNKRVLSPAQVYHLLKDVDPSFIKEFVSKTDALFLNSFAVTPNCHRVTELIHPFSTGQKLIFDDRTRAFRKLVDFRGAANELASRVLDCLKLSKLRMEKSNNDSDNVDVLNTSASKWMKEVVLTKRSDHIIRSVVTGDPYLKLWEIGIPRYIAERLQISDHLNSLNWEKLTASCNLRLLEKGEVYVRRKGDLVSVCEMEDFKFGDLIYRPLNDGDIMLINRPPSIHQHSMLALHVKILPINSVVSINPLCCAPMQGDFDGDSLHGYVPQSMGARVELRELVGLEKQLRNGQTGRNLLSLTHDSLTGAHLLMAEDDVLSKSQVQNLEMLCPSKLFSSSTNSGLWTGKQIFSMLLPPEFDYVSASNGVEISKGELISSPAGSSWFQGDANGNFFESLINHCGGKFLDFLDAAQRLFCEYLSSRGLSVSLLDLYLCSDGHLRNNLVDEVSCGLQEAEKNCHVKQLLVGSFIKYLLADDEQHQIAMSLEADKLCFEKQKSAALSRASVSAFKYVYRDIQNLTYQYAAKDNALLAMIKSGSKGNLSKLVQQSMCLGLQHSLVPLSFRLPHKLSCAAWTELKAKSSNFDENFECTKSFIPFSVVEGSFVTGLNPLESFVHSVTSRSSFSENANVPGTLTRKLTFFLRDIQMAYDGTVRSAYGNQVVQFSYGVGEGKSSSVDSDGSIGESMDACNAIGGHPVGALASCAFSEAAYSALDQPISVLEPSPLLNFKKVMESGTRKAKGSRTVSLFLSHKLRRLRYGFEYGVLEVKNHLEKLLFSDIVSTVMIVYSPENHSRMHICPWVCHFHVKKEILKKMRLKVFSIIDALKRKCEGTTSLSNVRLMSKSGCLSDAGSDTTIVCITATISENPRKSYTDLNSVRDVVIPSLLGSVVKGFAEVDKVDILWHNQPAESRTLSQSPGGELYLSVSLSANCKSKNMWSRLVNNCLPIMELIDWTRSYPDDLSEIYSAFGIDVAWRCFLENLRCASADIGKTILPEHLILLADCLSVTGEFVGLSAKGIARQKALVSVSSPFMLACFTNAGMSFIKAAKQGAVDGLHGSLDALAWGKMPNLGTGAHFDFMYSGKGHEIQKPLDIYEMLGSQTSSDTKTKVPPNSEALVSGKLGAHRIDRFSTSKVFNLAIPKKFLQMHFSVNDIWRLGRIWKSILFKYAIDEKLSDLDKTMMLMALKFHPHREEKIGSGAVDIKVGHHADHADTRCFLLERDDGTFEDFSYKKCVYGALELIAPGRAKVYQARAAKKGATNLLK; this is encoded by the exons ATGCTGAGTTCCATGGACGATGACATCAGCACCGTGAATCAAGTGCCTGTTGGGATTCTTACAGGAGTCTCTTTTAACGTTCTGACTGAAAACGATGCA GAGAATTTATCTGTGTTAACTATTGAAACTCCTGCCGGAGTGACTGATCCGAAGTTGGGATTTCCAAATCCAACTTCCCAGTGCACCACCTGTGGTGCAAGAAGCAATAAACAATGCGAAG GTCATTTTGGAGTGATAAATTTTCCATACACAATTATCCATCCGTATTATGTGTCCGAAGTTGTCCAAATCTTGAACAAAATCTGCCCAGGATGTAAATCCCTTCGAAGAGATAAACGAGCTAAG GGTGCCAAATCAGGGGCTAAGCTCGATTCGTTTAGGGGTTGTAAATATTGTGTA GGAAGGCCTCCATCTATCAGATTTAGAGTTTCCACCAGTGACGTGTTTAGGAAAGCGGCCATTACCGTAGAACTTACTGAGAGGTCACAAAGCAAGTACCAGCTTGAAGAGTTTTGGGATTTTATTCCTAAAGATGTTCAAGTGGAAGAAAGTGTGATAAGAAATAAAAGAGTGTTGTCACCTGCACAG GTCTACCATTTACTAAAAGATGTTGATCCAAGCTTCATAAAAGAATTTGTTTCAAAAACAGATGCACTTTTCCTTAATTCCTTTGCAGTGACGCCCAATTGTCATCGTGTCACTGAACTTATTCATCCGTTTTCTACTGGGCAGAAGTTAATTTTT GATGACCGAACTAGGGCTTTCAGGAAGCTTGTTGATTTTAGGGGTGCTGCCAATGAATTGGCATCTCGTGTCCTGGATTGCTTGAAACTTTCAAAG TTACGCATGGAGAAGTCAAATAATGATTCTGATAACGTAGATGTACTAAACACCTCGGCATCTAAATGGATGAAGGAAGTTGTACTTACAAAGCGAAGTGACCACATAATTCGCTCTGTTGTCACTGGTGATCCTTATTTGAAGCTCTGGGAGATTGGCATCCCTCGTTATATTGCAGAGAGGCTGCAAATATCTGATCACCTGAATTCCTTAAATTGGGAGAAGTTAACTGCAAGCTGCAACTTGAGGCTTCTTGAGAAGGGAGAGGTCTATGTTCGCAGAAAAGGAGACCTGGTTTCTGTTTGTGAAATGGAGGACTTCAAATTTGGAGACCTTATATATAGGCCTTTGAACGATGGTGATATTATGCTAATAAATAGGCCCCCTTCAATTCATCAACATTCAATGCTTGCTTTGCATGTCAAGATTCTTCCAATAAATTCTGTAGTCTCTATCAACCCTCTATGTTGTGCTCCAATGCAAGGGGATTTCGACGGTGATAGCCTGCATGGCTATGTGCCACAGTCAATGGGCGCCAGAGTGGAGCTAAGGGAGCTTGTGGGCTTGGAGAAGCAGTTAAGAAATGGACAGACTGGAAGAAACTTGCTTTCACTGACACATGATAGCTTGACTGGTGCACATTTGCTCATGGCAGAGGATGATGTCCTGTCCAAATCTCAAGTGCAGAATCTGGAGATGCTTTGTCCTTCAAAATTGTTCTCATCTTCTACAAATTCTGGTTTGTGGACTGGGAAGCAAATATTCAGCATGTTATTGCCACCTGAATTTGATTATGTCTCTGCTTCAAATGGTGTTGAAATTAGTAAAGGAGAGTTAATCTCATCTCCTGCTGGATCTTCGTGGTTTCAAGGGGATGCCAATGGAAACTTTTTCGAAAGTCTGATCAACCATTGTGGTGGTAAGTTTCTGGATTTTCTCGATGCTGCTCAGAGACTTTTTTGTGAATATTTGTCCTCAAGGGGTTTGAGTGTCTCTCTGCTTGACCTTTATCTATGCTCCGATGGACACTTGCGTAATAATTTGGTTGATGAAGTTTCTTGTGGTCTTCAAGAAGCAGAGAAGAACTGCCATGTGAAACAGTTGTTGGTGGGTTCTTTCATAAAATACCTTCTTGCTGATGATGAACAACATCAAATTGCAATGTCACTTGAGGCTGATAAGCTATGCTTTGAAAAACAGAAGTCAGCTGCACTAAGCCGTGCTTCTGTCAGTGCTTTCAAATACGTCTACCGAGATATTCAGAATTTGACTTATCAATATGCTGCTAAGGACAATGCTTTGTTGGCCATGATAAAATCTGGAAGCAAAGGGAATCTGTCAAAATTAGTTCAGCAGAGTATGTGTCTTGGTTTACAACATTCACTTGTACCTTTGTCTTTCAGGCTTCCTCACAAGCTTTCATGTGCTGCTTGGACTGAGTTGAAGGCAAAATCTTCAAACTTTGATGAAAATTTTGAATGCACCAAATCTTTCATTCCATTTTCTGTGGTGGAAGGTTCATTTGTCACAGGCTTGAACCCTCTTGAAAGCTTTGTTCATTCTGTTACAAGTCGTAGTTCGTTCAGTGAAAATGCTAATGTCCCCGGTACCTTAACGCGAAAGCTTACTTTTTTCTTGCGTGATATCCAAATGGCCTATGATGGCACCGTAAGAAGTGCATATGGGAACCAAGTTGTTCAGTTTTCTTATGGTGTTGGAGAGGGAAAGTCTTCTTCAGTTGACAGTGATGGATCGATTGGTGAGAGCATGGATGCGTGTAATGCTATTGGTGGCCATCCTGTTGGTGCATTGGCATCTTGTGCTTTTTCTGAAGCTGCATACAGCGCACTAGACCAACCCATCAGTGTTCTGGAACCTTCACCTTTGTTAAACTTTAAG AAAGTAATGGAGAGTGGTACCAGAAAAGCCAAAGGAAGCAGGACAGTTTCACTATTTCTGTCTCACAAACTCAGAAGGTTGCGTTACGGTTTTGAATATGGGGTCTTAGAAGTTAAAAATCATCTTGAAAAACTTTTGTTTTCTGATATTGTCTCGACAGTCATGATAGT CTATTCTCCAGAAAACCACAGTCGAATGCATATTTGCCCTTGGGTTTGCCATTTTCATGTGAAGAAG GAAATTCTGAAAAAAATGCGGTTGAAAGTTTTTTCTATAATTGATGCCCTGAAGAGGAAGTGCGAAGGAACTACCTCCCTTTCTAATGTGCGCCTAATGAGCAA GAGTGGTTGTCTTTCTGATGCTGGGAGTGATACCACAATTGTATGCATTACTGCCACCATCAgtgaaaatccaagaaaatcaTATACGGATTTAAATTCAGTTCGAGATGTGGTGATACCGAGTCTTCTGGGATCTGTAGTGAAAG GATTTGCCGAGGTTGATAAGGTAGATATATTATGGCATAATCAACCAGCTGAATCAAGGACTCTGAGTCAGTCCCCTGGCGGAGAACTATATCTAAGCGTCTCTCTGTCAGCAAattgcaaaagcaaaaatatgTGGAGCAGATTAGTGAACAACTGTCTACCGATCATGGAATTGATAGATTGGACACGCAGTTATCCTGATGACCTGAGTGAGATTTATTCAGCTTTTGGAATTGATGTTGCCTGGAGATGCTTCCTTGAG AATTTGAGGTGTGCTTCTGCTGATATAGGCAAGACTATTCTTCCAGAGCACTTAATCCTACTGGCGGATTGTCTGTCTGTGACAGGGGAATTTGTAGGGTTAAGTGCTAAAGGGATTGCTAGGCAGAAAGCTCTTGTATCTGTTTCGTCACCTTTCATGCTGGCATGCTTTACT AATGCTGGCATGTCCTTCATAAAAGCTGCTAAGCAGGGAGCTGTTGATGGGTTACATGGAAGCTTAGATGCTTTGGCATGGGGGAAGATGCCAAATCTGGGAACTGGTGCACATTTTGATTTTATGTACTCTGGCAAG GGGCATGAAATTCAGAAGCCTCTGGATATCTATGAGATGCTGGGAAGTCAAACAAGTTCTGACACTAAAACAAAGGTTCCCCCTAACAGTGAGGCGCTTGTATCCGGAAAACTTGGTGCTCACCGTATAGATAGATTTTCAACTTCAAAAGTATTCAATTTGGCAATACCAAAGAAGTTTTTACAGATGCATTTCTCTGTGAATGACATTTGGCGGCTCGGTCGAATATGGAAGAGCATATTGTTCAA